Proteins encoded within one genomic window of Gemmatimonas sp. UBA7669:
- a CDS encoding pyruvate dehydrogenase complex dihydrolipoamide acetyltransferase, with product MATKVMMEALSPTMEEGRLAKWVKAVGDTVKSGDTIAEVETDKAIMELVARGDGVLRAQLIAEGETSPIGQTIGVIAAADEDISGIVGGSAAAPAAQAPAASGAASAEPAVAASADNSSRRGAEEQENAEVAAAGATRSSPLARRLAAEKGLNLSSIQGSGPGGRIIKRDIEAASSATSSSSAPPRELLNQPAATSGAPSSSTKPTSTAPSIQIDGEYKDVALTQMRKTIARRLGESIGPIPTFFLTSEIDMTNVGKLREQMSAAGDQFKVSVNDIIIKAVAIALTRHPEVNAHWMGDHIRYFSAAHIGMAVATDDGLIVPVIRDAHLKGLGAIGKEARELAKRARERKLQPAEFSGGTFSVSNLGMFGIDQFTAIINPPEAAILAVGATETKPVWENGQFVPRQRMRVTMSCDHRIIDGAVGARFLQTLEQLLESPLMMLF from the coding sequence ATGGCAACCAAAGTGATGATGGAAGCGCTCTCTCCAACCATGGAGGAAGGGCGCCTGGCGAAGTGGGTGAAGGCCGTTGGCGACACCGTGAAGAGCGGCGACACCATTGCCGAGGTGGAGACGGACAAGGCCATCATGGAGCTCGTCGCGCGCGGTGACGGCGTGCTGCGCGCGCAGCTCATTGCCGAGGGCGAGACCAGTCCCATCGGTCAGACCATCGGTGTGATTGCCGCAGCCGACGAGGATATCTCGGGTATCGTGGGTGGCTCGGCGGCGGCTCCGGCGGCTCAGGCTCCGGCGGCTTCGGGGGCGGCTTCGGCCGAGCCCGCTGTGGCGGCCAGTGCTGACAACAGCTCACGCAGAGGCGCAGAGGAACAGGAGAACGCAGAGGTTGCAGCCGCTGGCGCCACGCGTTCCTCACCGTTGGCCCGGCGATTGGCGGCAGAGAAGGGACTCAACCTTTCCAGCATTCAAGGCAGTGGTCCTGGTGGCCGCATCATCAAGCGGGACATCGAGGCGGCCTCCTCTGCGACCTCTTCAAGCTCTGCGCCTCCGCGTGAGCTGTTGAACCAACCGGCCGCAACATCAGGTGCGCCGAGCAGCAGCACCAAGCCCACGTCCACGGCCCCGTCCATCCAGATCGACGGCGAGTACAAGGACGTGGCGCTCACCCAGATGCGCAAGACGATCGCGCGTCGCCTGGGCGAGTCCATCGGCCCCATCCCCACGTTCTTCCTCACGTCGGAGATCGACATGACGAACGTGGGCAAGCTGCGTGAGCAGATGAGCGCGGCCGGCGACCAGTTCAAGGTCTCGGTCAACGACATCATCATCAAGGCGGTGGCCATCGCGCTCACGCGTCATCCTGAAGTCAACGCACACTGGATGGGCGATCACATTCGCTACTTCAGTGCCGCGCACATCGGCATGGCCGTGGCCACGGACGACGGACTCATCGTGCCCGTCATCCGTGACGCGCACCTCAAGGGCCTTGGCGCCATCGGCAAGGAAGCCCGCGAGCTCGCCAAGCGTGCGCGCGAGCGCAAGCTGCAGCCGGCCGAGTTCAGTGGCGGCACGTTCAGCGTGTCCAATCTGGGCATGTTCGGCATCGACCAGTTCACGGCCATCATCAATCCGCCCGAGGCCGCCATTCTCGCCGTGGGAGCCACGGAAACCAAGCCGGTGTGGGAGAACGGGCAGTTCGTCCCACGGCAGCGCATGCGTGTCACCATGAGTTGTGACCATCGCATCATTGACGGTGCCGTCGGCGCGCGGTTCCTTCAGACACTCGAGCAGTTGCTCGAAAGCCCGCTCATGATGTTGTTCTGA
- the pdhA gene encoding pyruvate dehydrogenase (acetyl-transferring) E1 component subunit alpha — MPQKKKSESPAASKPQDSAALHRELLYSMLLQRRFEERCAEMYAIGRIGGFCHLYIGQEAVSTGIISLLRPDDYIITTYRDHGQALARGMTPRAVMAELFGRQDGCAKGKGGSMHMFDKQLGFLGGHGIVGGHVPIAAGVGFAIRYRGGDQVIACFMGESVVNTGAFHEALNMAALWKLPCIFIIENNRYGMGTALERASSIHDIYKRGASYDMPRDVVDGQDVLAVRKATAEAIERARKESMPTLLEIRTYRFMGHSMSDAVSGTYRTKEELEQYLKRDPITLHRQRMEEAGEITPAEVTAMDEEIKRIVQDSIDFAEASPELPLEALMEDILVETTS, encoded by the coding sequence ATGCCCCAAAAGAAGAAATCCGAATCGCCTGCGGCGTCCAAACCGCAGGACAGCGCGGCCCTGCACCGCGAGCTGCTGTACTCCATGCTCCTGCAGCGCCGGTTTGAAGAGCGCTGTGCCGAGATGTACGCCATCGGCCGCATCGGCGGATTCTGCCATCTGTATATCGGGCAGGAAGCCGTCTCCACGGGCATCATCTCGCTGCTCCGGCCCGACGACTACATCATCACCACCTATCGCGATCACGGACAGGCGCTCGCGCGTGGCATGACGCCGCGTGCCGTCATGGCCGAACTCTTTGGCCGCCAGGACGGTTGTGCCAAGGGCAAGGGTGGTTCGATGCACATGTTCGACAAGCAGCTGGGCTTCCTTGGCGGCCACGGCATCGTCGGTGGACATGTGCCCATCGCCGCGGGCGTGGGCTTTGCCATCCGGTATCGCGGCGGCGATCAGGTCATTGCCTGCTTCATGGGTGAGTCGGTGGTGAACACGGGTGCCTTCCACGAAGCGCTCAACATGGCGGCGCTCTGGAAGCTGCCCTGCATCTTCATCATCGAGAACAACCGCTACGGCATGGGCACGGCACTCGAGCGCGCGTCGTCCATCCACGACATCTACAAGCGCGGCGCCTCGTACGACATGCCGCGCGACGTGGTGGACGGCCAGGACGTGCTCGCCGTGCGCAAGGCGACGGCGGAAGCCATCGAGCGGGCGCGCAAGGAAAGCATGCCCACACTGCTCGAGATCCGCACCTACCGCTTCATGGGTCACTCCATGTCCGACGCGGTGAGCGGCACCTACCGCACCAAGGAAGAGCTCGAGCAGTACCTCAAGCGCGACCCCATCACGCTGCATCGCCAGCGCATGGAGGAAGCGGGGGAAATCACGCCGGCCGAAGTCACGGCCATGGACGAAGAGATCAAGAGGATCGTGCAGGACAGCATCGACTTCGCGGAAGCGAGTCCGGAGTTGCCGCTCGAGGCGCTCATGGAAGACATCCTCGTCGAAACCACGAGCTGA
- the lipA gene encoding lipoyl synthase: protein MAEQLVQIMGRHRREALPERKPQWLKVKAPGGENYIRLKHMMRELKLHSVCEEAHCPNIGECWQHGTATFMILGSVCTRNCAYCAVSHGRPPEYDIEEPNRVAEAIAQMNLRHAVITSVDRDDLPDFGAYIFAETIRQIHQRLPGCSVEVLVPDFQGNVDSIRAVLEARPEIYNHNTETVPRLFKRARPGGRYERVLEIFRTAKRIAPDIPTKTGIILGLGETNEEVIEVMKDLRSVDVDILTLGQYLRPSDAHIELDRYVTPEEFRMLYEVGMQMGFRHVESGPLVRSSYHAWEQVQAASLA, encoded by the coding sequence ATGGCTGAGCAGCTGGTACAGATCATGGGGCGTCACCGCCGCGAAGCGCTCCCCGAGCGCAAGCCGCAGTGGCTCAAGGTCAAAGCCCCGGGTGGTGAGAATTACATCCGTCTCAAGCACATGATGCGGGAGCTCAAGCTCCACTCCGTGTGCGAGGAGGCGCACTGCCCCAACATCGGGGAGTGCTGGCAGCACGGCACGGCGACCTTCATGATCCTGGGCAGCGTCTGCACGCGCAATTGCGCGTATTGCGCCGTATCCCACGGTCGCCCGCCCGAGTACGACATCGAGGAGCCCAACCGGGTCGCCGAGGCCATCGCGCAGATGAACCTCCGCCACGCGGTCATCACGTCCGTGGACCGCGACGACCTGCCCGATTTTGGCGCCTACATCTTTGCCGAAACCATCCGGCAGATCCATCAGCGCCTGCCGGGCTGCTCGGTGGAAGTGCTGGTCCCGGACTTCCAGGGCAACGTGGACTCCATCCGCGCGGTGCTCGAGGCGCGACCGGAGATCTACAACCACAACACCGAGACGGTGCCGCGGCTCTTCAAGCGCGCACGCCCGGGTGGTCGCTATGAGCGGGTGCTGGAGATATTCCGCACCGCCAAGCGCATCGCGCCCGACATCCCCACCAAGACCGGCATCATTCTCGGTCTCGGCGAAACGAACGAAGAAGTCATCGAGGTCATGAAGGACCTCCGTAGTGTGGACGTCGACATCCTCACGTTGGGCCAGTACCTGAGGCCCTCCGACGCCCACATCGAACTCGATCGCTACGTCACGCCGGAAGAATTCCGCATGCTCTATGAAGTCGGCATGCAGATGGGCTTCCGGCATGTCGAAAGCGGCCCGCTCGTTCGCTCCAGCTACCACGCCTGGGAACAGGTGCAGGCCGCCTCGCTGGCCTGA
- a CDS encoding glycosyltransferase: MLYLAIPAYNEVATIGVLLWRLRTVLAEFPREYEVVVYDDASTDETAEVAAQYEQAMPVTVVRGTRHLGYAGAVEALLRDVAGRTRYPRRDAVLLLQGDFTDPPGIVPEFARRFDGGADLVVGERLVVADAPTAVKRLFKGAHWAMRPFVRVDGVRDLTASMRLMRISVLRDALRAGSDNGASWLAGDSWTANTDLLLHLVPHARRVEAVPLEPTYGVRMRETRRVAMRDALAVLKWAWSARGRRAVAGSAPDAGADPDRRSRGQTRRREEGAPLSVERLREKVREREGSSGLESSSSDDRRDKRRGRDRDRDRDKSRERAPERGSERAGPDRTRSAVEVDAELHDPAAGPQAARPARAERTERLERSERADRPRQDRATQERPAQEKPAQERTRKPREGRDARPGRDLRDPTGDTPDNPSPTVSADRLDFDDPFAPRGPRADRLQRVLGEPASGPAVPADEALAAPDTAATGPADQLVPVWRPPAEAQLSNESRSARGGRRKDGSDESDHSRGELDDPAATRQRRPRDLSHVPSRDAARERSPESAVDTPRDAAELDPRAREVNETDVRDVETPVAPVERARPLQRTDAHEVEEGEAEGPLRDAHLDDETAIRVTGEFAYGMATDAGEEVGEAEDAGDGPEGPRKRRRNRRSRRGRRRKRDGTLAESGDGGDEGDDEGDSVDAASGALGDDPHWRGTPVDHIDGEPVRFAGAGTDDGDDDDAGGEDEDGAFEDGPHGESMSDGAPRPRRRGRRGRRGGARRSRGRREKRDGDSPGAEPGGSAGPSSDGSD; encoded by the coding sequence GTGCTTTACCTCGCCATCCCTGCGTACAACGAGGTCGCAACCATCGGCGTCCTGCTGTGGCGACTCCGCACTGTGCTTGCGGAGTTTCCGCGCGAGTACGAGGTGGTCGTCTACGACGATGCGAGCACGGACGAGACGGCCGAGGTGGCGGCGCAGTACGAACAGGCCATGCCGGTCACGGTCGTGCGAGGGACGCGGCACCTGGGCTACGCGGGCGCAGTGGAAGCCTTGCTGCGTGACGTCGCCGGCCGCACGCGCTATCCGCGTCGCGACGCGGTGCTGCTGCTTCAGGGTGACTTCACCGACCCGCCTGGCATCGTACCCGAGTTTGCCCGTCGCTTCGACGGCGGCGCGGACCTCGTCGTTGGCGAACGGCTGGTTGTGGCCGATGCCCCAACGGCAGTCAAGCGGCTGTTCAAGGGTGCCCACTGGGCCATGCGTCCGTTCGTGCGCGTGGACGGCGTGCGTGACCTGACGGCCTCCATGCGCCTCATGCGCATTTCGGTGCTGCGTGACGCGCTGCGCGCCGGTTCCGACAATGGCGCCTCGTGGTTGGCCGGCGACAGTTGGACTGCCAACACCGACCTCCTGCTCCACCTCGTGCCGCATGCCCGGCGTGTGGAAGCCGTGCCGCTGGAGCCCACCTACGGCGTGCGCATGCGCGAAACGCGCCGCGTAGCCATGCGTGACGCGCTCGCCGTCCTCAAGTGGGCGTGGAGCGCGCGTGGCCGTCGGGCCGTTGCCGGCTCTGCACCGGACGCCGGCGCTGACCCGGATCGGCGCAGCCGTGGGCAAACGCGCCGCCGCGAAGAGGGGGCGCCGCTTTCGGTGGAGCGTCTCCGTGAGAAGGTCCGCGAGCGCGAGGGTAGCTCCGGTCTCGAATCGTCGAGCAGTGACGATCGGCGCGACAAGCGCCGTGGGCGCGACCGCGATCGCGACCGCGACAAATCCCGCGAACGGGCGCCAGAGCGCGGTAGTGAACGCGCGGGTCCCGATCGCACCCGGTCCGCCGTGGAGGTGGATGCGGAGCTGCACGATCCGGCCGCAGGTCCGCAGGCCGCGCGTCCGGCACGCGCAGAACGAACGGAACGACTGGAGCGCAGCGAGCGGGCCGATCGCCCGCGGCAGGATCGCGCCACGCAGGAAAGGCCCGCGCAAGAGAAGCCCGCGCAGGAGCGCACTCGAAAGCCGCGGGAGGGCCGGGATGCCCGCCCGGGCCGGGATCTGCGGGACCCCACAGGCGATACGCCGGACAATCCATCTCCGACTGTCTCAGCCGATCGGTTGGATTTCGACGACCCCTTCGCGCCGCGCGGGCCGCGCGCTGATCGCCTGCAGCGGGTGCTTGGTGAGCCGGCGAGCGGACCGGCCGTCCCGGCTGATGAAGCCCTCGCCGCCCCAGACACAGCCGCAACGGGACCGGCCGATCAGTTGGTGCCGGTATGGCGTCCTCCAGCCGAAGCTCAACTGTCGAACGAGTCGCGAAGTGCCCGGGGCGGGCGTCGCAAGGACGGATCGGACGAGAGCGACCATTCGCGTGGCGAGTTGGACGATCCGGCAGCCACTCGGCAGCGTCGTCCACGTGACCTGTCGCATGTCCCTTCGCGTGACGCTGCTCGAGAGCGGTCCCCGGAGTCGGCTGTCGACACGCCCCGGGACGCGGCTGAACTTGATCCGCGTGCACGCGAGGTGAATGAGACGGACGTGCGCGACGTCGAGACGCCCGTCGCGCCGGTTGAGCGCGCCCGCCCGCTGCAGCGCACCGATGCGCATGAGGTCGAGGAGGGCGAGGCTGAGGGGCCGTTGCGCGACGCCCATCTCGACGACGAAACCGCGATTCGCGTGACCGGTGAGTTTGCCTATGGCATGGCCACCGATGCCGGCGAAGAAGTCGGGGAGGCCGAGGACGCAGGCGACGGACCTGAAGGGCCGCGCAAGCGTCGGCGCAATCGCCGCTCACGGCGAGGTCGTCGCCGCAAGCGCGACGGCACGCTGGCCGAGTCGGGAGATGGCGGCGACGAGGGTGACGACGAGGGCGATTCCGTGGACGCCGCGTCCGGGGCCCTGGGCGACGATCCGCATTGGCGTGGTACGCCGGTCGACCACATCGATGGCGAGCCGGTGCGCTTTGCCGGGGCCGGTACTGACGACGGCGACGACGATGACGCCGGCGGCGAAGACGAGGACGGCGCGTTTGAGGATGGGCCGCACGGTGAGAGCATGTCCGACGGGGCTCCGCGTCCCCGTCGCCGTGGACGCCGCGGTCGTCGTGGCGGCGCGCGGCGCTCACGCGGCCGGCGCGAAAAGCGGGACGGTGACAGCCCGGGCGCCGAGCCCGGTGGCAGTGCCGGTCCATCGTCGGACGGCAGCGACTGA
- a CDS encoding peptide MFS transporter, whose translation MSSIAPTQDRSFFGHPKGLGLLFATEMWERFSFYGLRPLLILFMAAALNDGGFGFERPQASAIVGIYAASVYLASLPGGWIADRWLGLRRAILTGAVLITGGHLAIGVSGFAGEGVGKPFFFLGLILIVLGTGLLKPNISAIVGDLYPEGGARRDAGFAIFYMGINTGAFIGQLVTGYLGERVSWHWGFGAAGVGMAFGLLSFWLGARRLLGTIGEDIVRDPNATVQAARERTVRNSTFAGLAVLAVVFLLASTGTITLDPQVIGGAMTFVLVGLAVAYFTYLFVFGGLTREEKKRSAVIFVLFVFAAIFWAAFEQAPTSLNLFANDFTNRNVFGFDVPATWFQSVNSAFIIVLSPLMAVLWGALAARRIDLSSPAKFAIGLGMAGVGFLLMVFAANAVVASGGTVLVSPWWLIASYFFQTVGELFVSPVGLSSMTKLSPRRYVGQMMGIWFLATSVGNLVAGLVGGHVDPTKLEQTPTVFSGTAIALFGSMVILLLMIVPIRRMMAGVKDEGAAA comes from the coding sequence GTGAGCTCCATCGCCCCGACCCAGGACCGATCGTTCTTCGGTCACCCCAAGGGCCTCGGTCTGCTTTTTGCCACCGAGATGTGGGAACGCTTTTCGTTCTACGGACTGCGCCCGCTGCTCATTCTCTTCATGGCCGCCGCCCTCAACGACGGCGGCTTCGGATTTGAGCGCCCGCAGGCTTCGGCCATCGTCGGCATCTACGCCGCCAGCGTGTATCTGGCGTCACTGCCGGGCGGATGGATTGCCGATCGCTGGCTGGGCCTGCGCCGAGCCATCCTGACCGGCGCCGTGCTCATCACCGGCGGCCATCTCGCCATCGGCGTTTCGGGCTTTGCCGGTGAGGGCGTGGGCAAGCCGTTCTTCTTTCTTGGCCTCATTCTCATTGTGCTGGGCACGGGTCTGCTCAAGCCCAACATCTCGGCCATCGTCGGTGACTTGTATCCGGAAGGCGGCGCACGGCGGGACGCCGGGTTCGCGATTTTCTACATGGGCATCAACACCGGTGCCTTCATCGGTCAGTTGGTCACCGGATATCTCGGCGAGCGCGTAAGCTGGCACTGGGGATTCGGGGCGGCCGGTGTGGGCATGGCCTTCGGTCTGCTCAGCTTCTGGCTTGGTGCGCGCCGCTTGCTCGGCACCATTGGCGAAGACATTGTGCGCGACCCGAACGCCACGGTGCAGGCTGCGCGCGAGCGCACCGTGCGCAACAGCACGTTCGCCGGACTTGCCGTGTTGGCAGTCGTGTTCCTGCTTGCCTCAACGGGCACCATCACGCTCGACCCACAGGTCATCGGCGGCGCCATGACCTTTGTGCTCGTGGGCCTCGCGGTGGCCTACTTCACCTACCTGTTTGTCTTTGGTGGCCTGACCCGCGAGGAGAAGAAGCGCAGCGCCGTCATCTTCGTGCTCTTCGTCTTTGCCGCCATCTTCTGGGCGGCGTTCGAACAGGCGCCCACTTCGCTCAACCTGTTCGCGAACGACTTCACCAATCGCAACGTGTTCGGCTTCGACGTGCCGGCCACGTGGTTTCAGTCGGTGAACTCGGCGTTCATCATCGTGCTGTCTCCGCTGATGGCCGTCCTGTGGGGCGCGCTGGCGGCGCGGCGCATCGACCTGTCGAGTCCCGCCAAGTTCGCGATTGGTCTGGGCATGGCCGGCGTGGGCTTCCTGCTCATGGTCTTTGCAGCGAACGCCGTGGTGGCCAGCGGCGGCACCGTACTCGTCTCACCCTGGTGGCTCATTGCCAGCTACTTCTTCCAGACGGTCGGCGAATTGTTTGTGAGCCCCGTGGGTCTCTCGTCCATGACGAAACTGTCGCCGCGGCGCTACGTGGGGCAGATGATGGGCATCTGGTTCCTCGCCACGTCAGTAGGCAACCTGGTGGCAGGCCTTGTTGGTGGTCATGTCGATCCCACCAAGCTCGAACAGACGCCGACGGTGTTCAGTGGGACCGCCATCGCACTCTTTGGGTCCATGGTCATTCTGTTGCTGATGATCGTCCCCATTCGGCGCATGATGGCGGGTGTGAAGGACGAAGGGGCCGCCGCCTGA
- a CDS encoding ABC transporter ATP-binding protein, translating to MTPLLSVRNLTKHFPMRRGLLQRAVGQVRAVDGVSFDIARGETLALVGESGSGKTTTGRAILRLVEPTSGSVHVNGIDFGALRGEELRRMRRHLQIIFQDPYGSLNPRLTVGESIREGLVVHALAKGSAADARVAAVLQEVGLQPDMATRYPHEFSGGQRQRIGIARALAVEPDFIVCDEPVSALDVSVQAQIINLLRDLQRAHGLAYLFIAHDLAVVSHMADRVAVMYLGRVVELAPRRPLFATPLHPYTGALLSAVPVPVPGAVRSRILLAGEPPSPANPPSGCVFHPRCSHPRKNAICTQVAPPLEEKAPGHLVACHHASLPPNPAS from the coding sequence ATGACGCCGCTGCTCTCGGTGCGAAATCTCACGAAGCATTTCCCGATGCGGCGCGGCCTGCTGCAACGGGCGGTGGGACAGGTGCGCGCCGTCGATGGTGTGTCGTTCGACATTGCGCGTGGCGAAACACTGGCGCTCGTTGGTGAAAGTGGCAGCGGCAAGACCACCACCGGTCGCGCCATTCTGCGGCTGGTGGAACCGACGTCGGGCAGTGTGCACGTCAACGGTATCGACTTCGGCGCACTCCGCGGCGAAGAGCTGCGCCGCATGCGCCGGCACCTGCAAATCATCTTTCAGGATCCCTACGGCTCGCTTAACCCGCGCCTCACCGTGGGGGAATCCATCCGCGAAGGCCTCGTCGTGCACGCGCTGGCCAAGGGCAGCGCAGCAGACGCGCGCGTAGCGGCCGTCTTGCAGGAAGTCGGCTTGCAACCCGACATGGCCACGCGCTACCCGCACGAGTTCTCCGGCGGCCAGCGTCAGCGCATCGGCATTGCCAGGGCGCTCGCGGTCGAGCCGGACTTCATCGTCTGTGATGAACCGGTATCGGCACTCGACGTGAGCGTGCAGGCACAGATCATCAATCTGCTGCGCGACCTGCAACGCGCGCACGGGCTGGCCTACCTGTTCATCGCGCACGATTTGGCGGTGGTATCCCACATGGCCGACCGGGTGGCCGTCATGTATCTGGGCCGGGTGGTCGAACTGGCCCCACGGCGTCCCCTGTTCGCGACGCCGCTGCATCCCTACACAGGCGCACTGCTTTCTGCGGTGCCGGTCCCGGTTCCCGGAGCGGTGCGCAGCCGTATACTTCTTGCGGGCGAACCACCGTCGCCGGCCAATCCGCCGTCGGGCTGTGTGTTTCACCCTCGCTGTTCCCACCCGCGCAAGAACGCGATCTGCACACAGGTCGCTCCGCCGCTCGAGGAAAAAGCCCCCGGGCACCTCGTGGCCTGTCACCACGCTTCCCTTCCTCCCAACCCTGCCTCGTGA
- a CDS encoding ABC transporter ATP-binding protein: MSPYASPPLLDVQSLSVELPVAGMPVRAVDDLSFTVARGETVCLVGESGSGKSLTALSLLRLVPSPGRIGRHSRIVFDGDDLLGLAAEPLRRIRGQRIAMVFQEPMTALNPVRRVGSQIAEVVRAHTKRRAAEAWDDAVRMLQSVGIADAATRAKQYPHELSGGMRQRVMLAMALVLRPELLIADEPTTALDVTIQAQVLDLLRAQREATQMAVLLITHDLGVVAEMASRVLVMYGGRLVEEAPVDVLFSRPAHPYTRGLLAAVPGIRHDADTAGAGDAVPHLATIPGTVPALGAFPSGCAFRDRCPVAVEECSREVPALHQIGPAHRARCHLVRDQHGAPHSAPHGVPRGAGPSHTPDMARA; the protein is encoded by the coding sequence ATGTCCCCCTACGCCTCTCCGCCACTGCTGGACGTGCAGTCGCTATCGGTCGAACTGCCGGTGGCAGGCATGCCGGTGCGCGCGGTCGACGATTTGTCCTTCACGGTGGCGCGTGGCGAGACCGTGTGTCTCGTGGGCGAATCCGGCAGCGGCAAGTCGCTCACGGCCCTGTCGTTGCTGCGTCTCGTGCCATCCCCCGGGCGCATTGGACGCCACAGCCGCATCGTCTTTGATGGCGACGATCTGCTCGGTCTGGCCGCCGAGCCCCTGCGCCGCATCCGCGGACAACGCATCGCGATGGTGTTTCAGGAGCCCATGACGGCGCTCAATCCCGTGCGGCGCGTGGGCAGTCAGATTGCCGAAGTGGTGCGTGCGCACACCAAACGCCGCGCTGCCGAAGCCTGGGATGACGCCGTTCGCATGCTGCAGTCGGTCGGAATCGCCGATGCCGCCACGCGCGCGAAACAGTATCCGCACGAACTTTCCGGCGGTATGCGCCAGCGGGTCATGCTGGCGATGGCGCTCGTGCTGCGCCCCGAGCTGCTCATCGCCGACGAGCCCACCACGGCACTCGATGTCACCATTCAGGCCCAGGTGCTGGACCTGTTGCGTGCGCAGCGTGAAGCCACGCAGATGGCCGTGTTGCTCATCACGCATGATCTGGGTGTGGTGGCCGAGATGGCGTCGCGCGTGCTGGTGATGTACGGCGGGCGCCTGGTGGAAGAAGCGCCCGTGGACGTGCTGTTCTCGCGGCCCGCGCATCCCTACACCCGCGGACTGCTCGCGGCCGTGCCGGGCATTCGGCACGATGCCGACACGGCAGGCGCGGGCGACGCCGTGCCGCATCTCGCCACCATTCCGGGCACTGTGCCCGCCCTCGGTGCTTTTCCCTCGGGCTGTGCCTTCCGAGATCGCTGTCCGGTGGCCGTGGAGGAATGCAGCCGTGAGGTCCCGGCGCTGCATCAGATCGGGCCGGCCCATCGCGCGCGCTGTCACCTGGTGCGCGACCAGCACGGTGCGCCGCACAGTGCACCGCACGGTGTGCCGCGCGGCGCGGGCCCGTCGCACACTCCCGACATGGCCCGCGCATGA